A window of Burkholderia ubonensis contains these coding sequences:
- a CDS encoding CBS domain-containing protein yields the protein MHRVNEIMSKDVVRVAPTDTIRHAAQLMARYDIGALPVCDHNRLVGMLTDRDLAVRAVSAGKPPETRVREVASGPIEWCFDDDSLDEIQRYMADAQLHRIPVVDHDRRLVGMLSLGDIATRTASPARDEVANTLEGVSQPKQT from the coding sequence ATGCATCGCGTCAACGAAATCATGTCGAAGGACGTCGTGCGCGTTGCGCCGACCGACACCATCCGCCACGCCGCGCAACTGATGGCGCGTTACGACATCGGCGCGCTGCCGGTGTGCGACCACAACCGCCTGGTCGGCATGCTGACGGACCGCGATCTCGCGGTGCGCGCGGTCTCCGCGGGCAAGCCGCCCGAAACGCGGGTGCGCGAGGTCGCGTCGGGGCCGATCGAATGGTGCTTCGACGACGACTCGCTGGACGAGATCCAGCGCTACATGGCCGACGCGCAATTGCACCGCATCCCGGTCGTCGATCACGACCGGCGGCTCGTCGGCATGCTGTCGCTCGGCGACATCGCAACGCGCACGGCCAGCCCGGCGCGCGACGAAGTAGCCAACACGCTGGAAGGCGTGTCGCAACCGAAGCAGACGTGA
- a CDS encoding PRC-barrel domain-containing protein, translating to MQTTDQGQARIIGKGAATAAGPGPDVMAAGTLEGDKVVTTDGDDVGRIKEIMLDVDSGRVAYAVLSSGGLLGIGDKLLAIPWNALTLDTERKCFLLSASSERIRNAPGFDKDHWPVIADPQWAEPLHEYYGSTPYWSASDELGLTDPTEDLTDPRTRGHH from the coding sequence ATGCAGACTACCGACCAAGGACAAGCCCGCATCATCGGCAAGGGCGCGGCGACCGCAGCCGGCCCCGGCCCGGACGTGATGGCCGCCGGCACGCTGGAAGGCGACAAGGTCGTCACGACCGACGGCGACGACGTCGGCCGGATCAAGGAGATCATGCTCGACGTGGACTCGGGCCGCGTCGCCTACGCGGTGCTGTCGAGCGGCGGCCTGCTCGGCATCGGCGACAAGCTGCTCGCGATTCCGTGGAACGCGCTCACGCTCGACACCGAGCGCAAGTGCTTCCTGTTGTCGGCGTCGTCCGAGCGGATTCGCAACGCGCCGGGATTCGACAAGGATCACTGGCCGGTCATCGCGGACCCGCAATGGGCCGAGCCGCTGCACGAGTACTACGGCAGCACGCCGTACTGGAGCGCCAGCGACGAACTCGGGCTGACCGACCCGACCGAGGATCTGACCGACCCGCGCACCCGCGGCCATCACTGA
- a CDS encoding MFS transporter produces the protein MHPSSSPSTGRSKAAAVFRVTAGNFLEQFDFFLFGFYATQIASVFFPSSSEFASLMMTFAVFGAGFLMRPLGAIVLGAYIDEVGRRKGLIVTLSIMASGTILIAFVPGYASIGLLAPVPVLAGRLLQGFSAGAELGGVSVYLAEMATPGRKGFYTSWQSASQQVSIVVAAALGFALNQWLSAAQITAWGWRVPFLVGCLIVPAIFMLRRNLQETQEFTARRHRPSMKEVFATLARNWAVVLGGMLLVAMTTTSFYLITVYAPTFGKTVLHLSTADSLLVTLCVAVSNFIWLPIGGTLSDRFGRRPVLLAMTALNVLTAYPALSLLAHAPSFVNMLLVLLWLSFMYGLYNGAMVAALTEVMPADVRVAGFSLAYSLATAVFGGFTPAISTALIHSTGDKAAPGFWMSFAAACAFGATVLLYSRRRDALRAA, from the coding sequence ATGCATCCCTCGTCCAGCCCTTCGACCGGACGCTCGAAGGCCGCCGCGGTATTCCGCGTCACCGCCGGCAACTTCCTCGAGCAGTTCGACTTCTTCCTGTTCGGTTTCTATGCGACGCAGATCGCGTCGGTGTTCTTCCCGTCGAGCAGCGAATTCGCATCGCTGATGATGACCTTCGCGGTGTTCGGCGCGGGCTTCCTGATGCGCCCGCTCGGCGCGATCGTGCTCGGCGCGTACATCGACGAGGTCGGCCGCCGCAAGGGGCTGATCGTCACGCTGTCGATCATGGCGAGCGGCACGATCCTGATCGCGTTCGTGCCCGGCTACGCGTCGATCGGCCTGCTCGCGCCGGTGCCGGTGCTCGCCGGCCGCCTGCTGCAGGGCTTCTCGGCAGGCGCGGAGCTGGGCGGCGTGTCCGTCTATCTCGCGGAGATGGCGACGCCCGGCCGCAAGGGCTTCTACACGAGCTGGCAGTCGGCCAGCCAGCAGGTGTCGATCGTCGTCGCGGCTGCGCTCGGCTTCGCGCTGAACCAGTGGCTGAGCGCCGCGCAGATCACCGCGTGGGGCTGGCGCGTGCCGTTCCTCGTCGGCTGCCTGATCGTGCCGGCGATCTTCATGCTGCGCCGCAATCTGCAGGAAACGCAGGAGTTCACCGCGCGCCGGCATCGCCCGAGCATGAAGGAAGTGTTCGCGACGCTCGCGCGCAACTGGGCCGTCGTGCTCGGCGGCATGCTGCTCGTCGCGATGACGACGACGAGCTTCTACCTGATCACCGTCTACGCGCCGACCTTCGGCAAGACCGTGCTGCACCTGAGCACCGCGGACAGCCTGCTCGTGACGCTGTGCGTCGCCGTGTCGAACTTCATCTGGCTGCCGATCGGCGGCACGCTGTCCGACCGCTTCGGCCGCCGGCCGGTGCTGCTCGCGATGACCGCGCTGAACGTGCTGACCGCGTACCCCGCGCTGTCGCTGCTCGCGCACGCGCCGAGCTTCGTCAACATGCTGCTGGTGCTGCTGTGGCTGTCGTTCATGTACGGCCTCTACAACGGCGCGATGGTCGCCGCGCTGACCGAGGTGATGCCCGCCGACGTGCGCGTCGCCGGCTTCTCGCTCGCGTACAGCCTCGCGACCGCGGTGTTCGGCGGCTTCACGCCCGCGATCTCGACCGCGCTGATCCACTCGACCGGCGACAAGGCCGCGCCCGGCTTCTGGATGAGCTTCGCCGCCGCGTGCGCGTTCGGCGCGACGGTGCTGCTGTACAGCCGCCGCCGCGACGCGCTGCGCGCCGCGTGA
- a CDS encoding substrate-binding domain-containing protein: MNHRPLTRRAAIWLAAAALAATALQARAAELRVMISGGFTAAYQQLGPGFTAATGDTLDTIRGPSMGQSKEAIPNRLAHGEQADAVIMVGYALDKLIQEGKVMPASRVELADSRIGMVVRAGAPKPDIGTVDGLKDALLRAKSVAYSDSASGVYIEKEMFRKLGIDAQVRPKASMVPKIPVASVVANGDYEIGFQQVSELLPVPGVTYVGKVPEAVQSVTRFAGGIPVGAQHPAEAKALLDYLASPDVQPQVKSTGLDSVSAH; encoded by the coding sequence ATGAACCATCGACCACTCACCCGCCGCGCGGCAATCTGGCTCGCCGCCGCCGCGCTCGCCGCCACCGCGCTCCAGGCCCGCGCCGCCGAACTGCGCGTGATGATTTCCGGCGGCTTCACCGCCGCCTACCAGCAGCTCGGCCCCGGCTTCACCGCCGCGACCGGCGACACGCTCGACACGATCCGCGGCCCGTCGATGGGCCAGTCGAAGGAGGCGATTCCGAACCGCCTCGCGCACGGCGAGCAGGCCGACGCGGTGATCATGGTCGGCTACGCGCTCGACAAGCTGATCCAGGAAGGCAAGGTGATGCCCGCGTCGCGCGTCGAGCTCGCCGATTCGCGAATCGGCATGGTCGTGCGCGCGGGCGCGCCGAAACCGGACATCGGCACCGTCGACGGGCTGAAGGACGCGCTGCTGCGCGCGAAGTCGGTCGCTTACTCGGACAGCGCGAGCGGCGTCTACATCGAAAAGGAAATGTTCAGGAAGCTCGGCATCGATGCGCAGGTTCGCCCGAAGGCGTCGATGGTGCCGAAGATCCCGGTCGCGTCGGTCGTCGCGAACGGCGACTACGAGATCGGCTTCCAGCAGGTCAGCGAACTGCTGCCGGTGCCGGGCGTCACGTACGTCGGCAAGGTGCCCGAAGCGGTGCAGTCGGTCACGCGCTTCGCGGGCGGCATTCCGGTCGGCGCGCAACATCCGGCCGAAGCGAAGGCGCTGCTCGACTATCTCGCGTCGCCCGACGTACAGCCGCAAGTGAAGTCGACCGGGCTGGATTCGGTGTCCGCGCATTGA
- the dctA gene encoding C4-dicarboxylate transporter DctA yields the protein MTLLRPLRLLYVQVLVGMALGVAVGHLFPQAGVALKPLGDAFVALVRMMVAPIVFCTIVTGINALGDGARIGRTIVRALALFYALTAAALAVGLAIAYAARPGDGLHVAARHLDASALASFTARAPAAGVASFLLQIIPDTLVGAFAAGEVLPVLLVGLLFGFALAATEGRDGIVHAFVEGIARVLFRVLALVMRLAPLGAFGAIAFAVGRFGIDSLGSLGKLIVAMYLACALFVMLVLAPLARLHGFSLWRLLRYLREELLIVLATSSTEPVLPRLLVKLEALGCDKGVVGLVLPAGYSFNLDGTAIYLTLAALFIAQACDVPLSAAQVATLLAVMLITSKGAAGVSGSGLVALIATLTVVPDLPVAGVALLVGIDRFMSEARALTSVISNACAVILVASWEGACDRARLVRVLSGAGTAGADEAEAGA from the coding sequence ATGACGCTGCTGCGGCCGCTCAGGCTGCTGTACGTGCAGGTGCTGGTCGGGATGGCGCTCGGCGTCGCGGTCGGGCACCTGTTTCCGCAGGCGGGCGTCGCGCTCAAGCCGCTCGGCGATGCGTTCGTCGCGCTCGTGCGGATGATGGTCGCGCCGATCGTGTTCTGCACGATCGTGACCGGCATCAATGCGCTCGGCGACGGCGCGCGCATCGGCCGCACGATCGTCAGGGCGCTCGCGCTGTTCTACGCGCTCACCGCGGCCGCGCTCGCCGTGGGGCTCGCGATCGCCTATGCCGCGCGGCCGGGCGACGGCCTGCATGTCGCGGCACGCCATCTCGATGCGTCGGCGCTCGCGTCCTTCACGGCACGCGCGCCGGCTGCGGGCGTCGCGTCGTTCCTGCTGCAGATCATCCCCGACACGCTCGTCGGCGCGTTCGCCGCCGGCGAGGTGCTGCCGGTGCTGCTGGTCGGCCTGCTGTTCGGCTTCGCGCTCGCCGCGACCGAAGGGCGCGACGGCATCGTGCATGCGTTCGTCGAGGGCATCGCGCGCGTGCTGTTCCGCGTGCTCGCGCTCGTGATGCGGCTCGCGCCGCTCGGCGCGTTCGGCGCGATCGCGTTCGCGGTCGGGCGCTTCGGCATCGATTCGCTCGGCTCGCTCGGCAAGCTGATCGTCGCGATGTATCTCGCGTGCGCGCTGTTCGTGATGCTCGTGCTCGCGCCGCTCGCGCGCCTGCACGGCTTCTCGCTGTGGCGGCTGCTGCGCTATCTGCGCGAGGAGCTGCTGATCGTGCTCGCGACGTCGTCGACGGAGCCGGTGCTGCCGCGCCTGCTCGTCAAGCTCGAAGCGCTCGGCTGCGACAAGGGCGTGGTCGGGCTCGTGCTGCCCGCCGGGTATTCGTTCAATCTCGACGGCACCGCGATCTACCTGACGCTCGCCGCGCTGTTCATCGCGCAGGCGTGCGACGTGCCGCTGTCCGCCGCGCAGGTCGCGACGCTGCTCGCGGTGATGCTGATCACGTCGAAGGGCGCGGCGGGCGTGTCGGGCAGCGGGCTCGTCGCGCTGATCGCGACGCTGACGGTGGTGCCCGACCTGCCGGTCGCGGGCGTCGCGCTGCTGGTCGGCATCGACCGCTTCATGTCGGAGGCGCGCGCGCTGACGAGCGTGATCAGCAATGCATGCGCGGTGATCTTGGTGGCGTCGTGGGAAGGCGCATGCGACCGTGCGCGCCTCGTGCGGGTGCTGAGCGGCGCCGGGACGGCCGGCGCGGACGAGGCCGAAGCCGGTGCGTAG
- a CDS encoding LysR family transcriptional regulator, which translates to MGINFDLTDLQAFRAVVELGSFRKAAESISISQPALSRRIEKLEEALGVRLFERTTRSVTLTTVGRVFAPSAEQVLDDLDAALLGIRDVSSSRLGHVTIACVPSVAYYFLPNTIARFRTRYPKIRIKLIDASANDVLDAVMSGEADFGVGFMGSQEADVEFTTLLEERFVAACRRDHPLAAKKRVTWRELYEYDYVSVDKTSGNRLLLDQALAGVAPRAPSVCETRHVTTMLGLVEAGLGVAAVPSMAMPLPTHPILTSVPLVEPVVTRRVGIVRRRGRTLTPAAQEFLQHVLEDRKPAAGPKRAAGKRA; encoded by the coding sequence GTGGGAATCAATTTCGATTTGACCGACTTGCAGGCGTTTCGCGCGGTGGTGGAGCTGGGGAGCTTCCGTAAGGCTGCCGAATCGATCAGCATTTCGCAGCCGGCATTGAGCCGGCGCATCGAGAAGCTCGAGGAGGCGCTGGGCGTGCGGCTGTTCGAGCGCACGACGCGCAGCGTCACGCTGACGACGGTCGGGCGCGTGTTCGCGCCGAGCGCCGAGCAGGTGCTCGACGATCTCGACGCCGCGCTGCTCGGCATCCGCGACGTGTCGTCGAGCCGGCTCGGGCACGTGACGATCGCGTGCGTGCCGTCGGTCGCGTATTACTTCCTGCCGAACACGATCGCGCGTTTCCGCACCCGCTATCCGAAGATCCGCATCAAGCTGATCGACGCGAGCGCGAACGACGTGCTCGACGCGGTGATGAGCGGCGAGGCTGACTTCGGCGTCGGCTTCATGGGCAGCCAGGAGGCGGACGTCGAATTCACGACGCTGCTCGAGGAGCGCTTCGTCGCCGCGTGCCGGCGCGACCATCCGCTCGCCGCGAAGAAGCGCGTGACGTGGCGCGAGCTGTACGAATACGACTACGTGTCCGTCGACAAGACCTCCGGCAACCGGCTGCTGCTCGACCAGGCGCTGGCGGGCGTCGCGCCGCGCGCGCCGAGCGTCTGCGAGACGCGTCACGTGACGACGATGCTCGGGCTCGTCGAGGCGGGCCTCGGCGTCGCGGCGGTGCCGTCGATGGCGATGCCGCTGCCGACGCATCCGATCCTGACGAGCGTGCCGCTCGTCGAGCCGGTCGTCACGCGGCGCGTCGGCATCGTGCGGCGGCGCGGCCGCACGCTGACGCCGGCCGCGCAGGAATTCCTCCAGCACGTGCTCGAGGACCGCAAGCCGGCCGCGGGCCCCAAGCGCGCGGCGGGGAAGCGCGCATGA
- a CDS encoding response regulator, which yields MHTPRVNDPAADDVLLWRSPGSVPARPRRVLVADDYRDAADALRLLLEARGFACRVVDDPFAVCDVARDWQPFAVVLDIAMPGLNGLQIAQRLRDDPRTADMLLVACSAFASTRDRERAKEAGFDAHCAKPLTPHRLLAYLESASSGRR from the coding sequence ATGCATACCCCCCGCGTCAACGATCCGGCGGCCGACGACGTGCTGCTGTGGCGCTCGCCCGGCAGCGTGCCGGCGCGACCGCGACGCGTGCTGGTGGCCGACGACTATCGCGATGCGGCGGACGCGCTGCGCCTGCTGCTCGAGGCCCGCGGCTTCGCGTGCCGGGTCGTCGACGATCCGTTCGCGGTCTGCGACGTCGCGCGCGACTGGCAGCCGTTCGCGGTCGTGCTCGACATCGCGATGCCGGGGCTCAACGGCCTGCAGATCGCGCAACGGCTGCGCGACGATCCGCGCACGGCCGACATGCTGCTCGTCGCGTGCAGCGCGTTCGCGTCGACGCGCGACCGCGAGCGCGCGAAGGAGGCGGGTTTCGACGCGCATTGCGCGAAGCCGCTGACGCCGCACCGGCTGCTCGCCTACCTGGAATCGGCGAGCAGCGGGCGGCGCTGA
- a CDS encoding UdgX family uracil-DNA binding protein (This protein belongs to the uracil DNA glycosylase superfamily, members of which act in excision repair of DNA. However, it belongs more specifically to UdgX branch, whose founding member was found to bind uracil in DNA (where it does not belong), without cleaving it, appears to promote DNA repair by a pathway involving RecA, rather than base excision.) gives MTERTSRHPTHAAQHAKPSQRPQPDPADTHGGDADDDAPATLDACRRCGLWEHATQPVPGAGPADARIMLVGEQPGDQEDRTGVPFVGAAGRMLDRALDEAGIDRARVYVTNAVKHFKWEPRGKRRLHKTPAQREVAACRYWLERELETLAPRVIVALGATALRAVLQDNDATLERARQPLRSPDGRLVVATYHPSYVLRTRGADSRERAYRTLVDALRTAARLARDAGTAHGTRGDAE, from the coding sequence ATGACGGAACGCACGTCCCGACATCCGACGCACGCCGCGCAGCACGCCAAGCCATCGCAGCGGCCGCAGCCCGACCCGGCCGACACGCACGGCGGCGACGCCGATGACGACGCGCCGGCCACGCTCGACGCGTGCCGCCGCTGCGGGCTGTGGGAACACGCGACGCAGCCGGTGCCGGGCGCCGGCCCCGCCGACGCGCGCATCATGCTGGTCGGCGAGCAACCGGGCGATCAGGAAGACCGGACCGGCGTGCCGTTCGTCGGCGCGGCGGGCCGCATGCTCGACCGTGCGCTCGACGAGGCCGGGATCGATCGCGCCCGCGTGTACGTGACCAACGCGGTCAAGCACTTCAAGTGGGAGCCGCGCGGCAAGCGCCGGCTGCACAAGACGCCGGCGCAGCGGGAGGTCGCCGCGTGCCGCTACTGGCTCGAGCGCGAACTCGAGACGCTCGCGCCGCGCGTGATCGTCGCGCTCGGCGCGACGGCGCTGCGCGCGGTGCTGCAGGACAACGACGCGACGCTCGAACGCGCGCGCCAGCCGTTGCGCTCGCCGGACGGCCGCCTCGTCGTCGCGACGTATCACCCGTCCTACGTGCTGCGCACGCGCGGCGCCGATTCGCGCGAGCGCGCGTACCGGACGCTGGTCGACGCGCTGCGCACCGCAGCGCGACTCGCGCGCGACGCCGGCACGGCGCACGGCACGCGCGGAGACGCCGAATGA
- a CDS encoding Nramp family divalent metal transporter produces the protein MSDLRDDDATHAAPTSTSASAPAPAAKPWYRRLGPGLLAGASDADPSNVAVYAQAGSQFGFNMLWMIVVTLPMMVVVQLAAAFVGRTNRKGLVAGIREHFSDRLAKTLIVMVVIVNVVNVGADLAAMGDATALVAGGRSYWYAALYGIASLALQVLMSYERYARWLKWMTLGLLAYVLELGFVHVDWRNLLHTLVLPHIAFTHDYATTAVAVLGTTLSPYLFVWQAALEVEETQAERRNGDGDTVNAPATRRDTERRITFDTWTGMIVTNAVSFCIMVIGAAVFFTHGRHDIGSTAQAAEALRPIAGEAAFVVFAFGIVGCGLLAIPAFAGSAAYGCAEAWQFREGLNEPVHRAPAFYGVLALCVLVGIAICFGPVNPIKALYWSAVLNGIAAVPMLVLVMLLAQRRGAAGQPGSGVASRVLGWLAVALMAASVVVMVVDMLA, from the coding sequence ATGAGCGACCTGCGCGACGACGACGCAACGCACGCCGCGCCCACCTCGACATCCGCGTCCGCGCCCGCGCCGGCCGCGAAGCCCTGGTATCGGCGGCTCGGCCCCGGCCTGCTCGCGGGCGCGTCCGACGCCGATCCGAGCAACGTGGCGGTGTACGCGCAGGCCGGCAGCCAGTTCGGGTTCAACATGCTGTGGATGATCGTCGTCACGCTGCCGATGATGGTCGTCGTGCAGCTCGCGGCCGCGTTCGTCGGGCGCACCAACCGCAAGGGGCTGGTGGCCGGCATCCGCGAGCACTTCTCCGACCGTCTCGCGAAAACGCTGATCGTGATGGTCGTGATCGTCAACGTCGTGAACGTCGGCGCCGATCTCGCCGCGATGGGCGACGCGACCGCGCTCGTCGCCGGCGGGCGCAGCTACTGGTACGCGGCCTTGTACGGGATCGCGTCGCTCGCGCTGCAGGTGCTGATGTCGTACGAGCGCTATGCGCGCTGGCTCAAATGGATGACGCTCGGCCTGCTCGCGTACGTGCTCGAACTCGGCTTCGTGCACGTCGACTGGCGCAATCTGCTGCATACGCTGGTGCTGCCGCACATCGCGTTCACGCACGACTACGCGACCACCGCGGTCGCGGTGCTCGGCACGACGCTCAGCCCGTATCTGTTCGTGTGGCAGGCCGCGCTCGAAGTGGAGGAAACCCAGGCCGAGCGGCGCAACGGCGATGGCGACACCGTCAACGCGCCCGCGACCCGTCGCGACACCGAGCGGCGCATCACGTTCGACACGTGGACCGGGATGATCGTCACGAACGCGGTGTCGTTCTGCATCATGGTGATTGGGGCGGCGGTGTTCTTCACGCACGGCCGGCACGACATCGGGTCGACGGCGCAGGCCGCCGAAGCGCTGCGGCCGATCGCGGGCGAAGCGGCGTTCGTCGTGTTCGCGTTCGGCATCGTCGGTTGCGGGCTGCTGGCGATTCCGGCATTCGCCGGCAGCGCGGCTTACGGCTGCGCGGAGGCATGGCAGTTCCGCGAGGGCCTCAACGAGCCGGTGCATCGCGCGCCGGCGTTCTACGGCGTGCTGGCGCTGTGCGTGCTGGTCGGCATCGCGATCTGCTTCGGCCCGGTCAATCCGATCAAGGCGCTGTACTGGAGCGCGGTGCTCAACGGCATCGCCGCGGTGCCGATGCTGGTGCTCGTGATGCTGCTCGCCCAGCGGCGCGGGGCGGCCGGCCAGCCGGGCAGCGGCGTCGCGTCGAGGGTGCTGGGGTGGCTTGCCGTCGCGCTGATGGCGGCGTCGGTGGTGGTGATGGTGGTGGACATGCTGGCGTGA
- a CDS encoding helix-turn-helix transcriptional regulator: MVKTPVFQEDVPARQARRAGIRGGWACEGRNARKIEHTSHKDRFIEHEGQSRDGCQPGRACRDKAPLGQLLSRLRIARGVHQSEAATRAGLSRNTAYRIEKGDPGVAIGQMVRYLEAFAPGLRLHDLLSETDPALKSLDARTRRQRVSVLSEKELKELDF, translated from the coding sequence CCCCGCTCGTCAGGCGCGGCGCGCAGGCATTCGCGGCGGCTGGGCCTGTGAAGGCCGGAATGCTCGTAAAATCGAGCATACGAGCCATAAGGATCGATTTATCGAGCATGAAGGTCAATCAAGAGATGGCTGCCAGCCCGGCCGTGCTTGCCGAGACAAAGCACCACTGGGGCAACTGCTCTCCCGTCTCCGTATAGCGAGAGGGGTTCATCAGAGCGAGGCAGCCACGCGAGCCGGTCTGTCGCGCAATACCGCCTACCGCATCGAAAAGGGCGACCCCGGCGTGGCGATCGGTCAGATGGTTCGGTATCTGGAAGCGTTTGCTCCCGGCCTGCGCCTGCATGACTTGCTCTCCGAGACGGATCCGGCGCTCAAGTCGCTCGATGCTCGCACCCGTCGACAACGAGTTAGCGTTCTGTCGGAGAAGGAACTCAAGGAGCTGGACTTCTAA